A stretch of the Argentina anserina chromosome 6, drPotAnse1.1, whole genome shotgun sequence genome encodes the following:
- the LOC126796851 gene encoding protein indeterminate-domain 7, producing MKALQFQQQQQVDENMSNLTSASGDQASVSSGNRSTEIGTSNFNSQQYFPPPLPQANSQGVKRKRNQPGNPDPDAEVIALSPKTLMATNRFICEICNKGFQRDQNLQLHRRGHNLPWKLKQRSSKEIRKKVYVCPEASCVHHDPSRALGDLTGIKKHFFRKHGEKKWKCEKCSKKYAVQSDWKAHSKTCGTREYRCDCGTLFSRRDSFITHRAFCDALAEESARAINPTPLQTLSSPPQSHQINLMGGGGPHHNLNFNSHGHDLHAYNAFMKKEHNNDQQIGSFSSTNSLLPPWLASGPPPSVNSIFSGNQDHHHHHDFQQNLELGPNPNPSLGSTLPQFQVPAAAALSSPPHMSATALLQKAAQMGATMSGSSTTSGSVSVPAGIMPRTHHGGHVSDFGGHVSAATNGGVGGGGGGGAHLQQQQQATSLLHDMMNSLSSGTGFEGTSFEDAFGGIFAKSRDGSRTGGADENGGGGGGEGLTRDFLGLKAISHSDMMLNIAGLGNCVSNNNSSSTRDSQQNNQVPQKPNWQG from the exons ATGAAAGCTTTGCAATTTCAACAGCAACAACAGGTGGATGAGAACATGTCTAATCTAACATCAGCTTCTGGTGACCAAGCTAGTGTCTCTTCTGGAAACAGATCAACTGAAATCGGCACGAGTAATTTTAATTCTCAGCAATATTTTCCTCCACCGCTGCCTCAAGCTAATAGTCAAGGGGTGAAAAGGAAGAGAAACCAGCCAGGAAACCCAG ACCCAGATGCAGAAGTAATAGCTCTGTCTCCCAAGACTCTCATGGCAACGAACAGATTCATATGTGAGATCTGCAACAAAGGGTTTCAAAGAGATCAGAATCTTCAACTCCACAGAAGAGGCCACAATTTGCCATGGAAGCTAAAGCAGAGATCAAGCAAAGAAATAAGGAAGAAAGTGTATGTGTGCCCGGAAGCCAGCTGTGTGCACCATGACCCTTCAAGAGCTCTTGGAGACTTGACTGGGATCAAGAAGCACTTTTTCAGAAAGCACGGTGAGAAGAAGTGGAAATGTGAGAAATGCTCAAAGAAGTATGCGGTTCAATCAGATTGGAAAGCTCATTCAAAAACCTGTGGCACCAGAGAGTACAGATGTGACTGTGGAACTCTCTTCTCGAG GAGGGACAGTTTCATCACCCACAGAGCTTTCTGTGATGCTTTAGCAGAAGAGAGTGCAAGAGCCATAAACCCAACACCACTTCAAaccctctcctctcctcctcaatCTCATCAGATAAACCTCATGGGGGGTGGTGGACCTCATCATAACCTCAACTTCAACTCCCATGGCCATGACCTCCATGCATACAACGCATTCATGAAGAAGGAGCACAATAATGATCAGCAAATTGGCAGCTTCAGTTCCACCAACAGTCTTCTACCACCTTGGCTCGCTTCTGGTCCACCACCTAGTGTCAACTCTATCTTCTCCGGAAATCAggatcatcatcaccatcatgaTTTCCAGCAGAACCTGGAGTTGGGtccaaaccctaaccctagctTGGGGTCCACTCTCCCTCAATTCCAGGTGCCTGCCGCTGCAGCGTTATCATCCCCACCTCACATGTCAGCCACAGCATTGCTTCAGAAGGCAGCTCAGATGGGAGCGACCATGAGCGGCAGCAGCACCACCTCAGGCTCGGTCTCGGTGCCAGCAGGCATCATGCCCCGGACCCACCACGGTGGTCACGTGTCTGACTTCGGAGGTCACGTGTCAGCTGCCACCAACGGAGGAGTtgggggaggaggaggaggaggtgctCATCTTCAACAGCAGCAGCAAGCCACCTCTCTTTTGCATGACATGATGAACTCTCTGTCTTCGGGTACTGGGTTTGAAGGGACCTCGTTCGAGGACGCGTTCGGTGGTATTTTCGCGAAGAGCAGAGATGGGAGTAGGACTGGCGGAGCCGACGAAAATGGTGGGGGTGGCGGCGGTGAAGGTTTGACAAGAGATTTCTTGGGGCTGAAAGCAATCTCGCATAGTGATATGATGCTTAATATAGCTGGTTTGGGAAACTGCGTGAGCAACAACAATAGTAGTTCGACCCGTGACTCGCAGCAGAATAATCAAGTACCACAAAAACCTAATTGGCAGGGTTAG